The DNA window CGTGCAGGCCGATGTAGTCGTCCTTCCCCTCCCACACGATCTCTTCCTCCCAGTCCGCCAGCTCGTGGTAGGGGCAGTCGATGTCGAGCCCCACGTCGGCGGCCACGGCAATCAGGTCCTTGAAGTGCTTGCCCCACTTGTCGCCCCGGAACGGCGCGAGGGCGCCGTCACGGATCGAGAGCTGCTTGTTCGGGACAATCAGGTCCTCGTCGAGCCCCGGCACGCGCCCGAAGCCCTGGCAGGTGGGGCAGGCGCCGACCGGGCTGTTGAAGCTAAAGAGCTGTGGCGTCGGCTCCTCGAAGCGCATCCCGTCGCGCTCGAAGTGCGCGCTGAACTCGAACAGGGGAATGGGGCCCTGATGCTGCGAGGCGTCCGGGTGGGCGGTCTCGTCGTAGCCGCCGCGGGGGGCGGGAATGACGGTGCAGTAGCCGTCGCCCTCGTCGAAGGCCTGCTCCACAGACTCGGCGATGCGGGAGCGGGTGTCCGCGTCGCCCGTCTTCACCTTGAGGCGGTCGATGAGGACGCGCAGCCGAGCGCGGCCGTAGTGGTTGACACTGCTGGGGGCCTCCTGGTTGAGGTCGAGAATCTCGGGCTCCTGTCCCTGTTCTGCCTGCCGCTCGGTGGGCAGCCGCAGGATGCGGTAGAAGCCCCGCTCCCGCAGGCTCGTGAGCTGGTCGCGCAGGGCCATGTCCGCGTGCTCCGGGATGGGGGCGCAGAGGTAGAACCGCGTGCCGTCGTCCAGCGCATCGTCGAGGCGGTCCGCCACGTCGTGCGGCGTGTCTCTGCTCACCGGCTCGCCGCTCACCGGCGAGTAGGTGGTGCCGATGCGGGCGAAGAGGAGGCGGAGGTGGTCGTAGATCTCCGTCTGCGTGGCGACCGTCGAGCGCGGGTTCTTGCCCGAGGTCTTCTGCTCGATGGCGATGGCCGGGGCGAGGCCCGTGATGAGGTCCGCCTCCGGCTTGTCCATCCGCTCTAGGAACTGGCGGGCGTAGGCGCTCAGGCTCTCCACGTAGCGGCGCTGGCCCTCCGCGTAGATCGTGTCGAAGCAGAGGCTCGACTTGCCGGAGCCGGACGGGCCGGTGAAGACGATGAGCTCGTTGCGCGGCAGGTCGAGGTCGATGTCCTTCAGGTTGTGCTGCCGCGCCCCGCGGATCACGATGTGGTCCTGCGCCGACTCGCGGGCGGTGACCGACGCGTTGGCGATGACGGGGTCCTGTGTGGGGAGGCGTTCGGTGGTGGGCATTGCGGGTGGGGCGTGTGGGCGTCTGTCGGGGAGGCCTGCGAGGCGAGATGCGGTCCAGTAGCGCGGTGCCTGGGGAGATTAGGGAACGGTTGAACGTAGTGGCAACGAAACTTGTATGCCACGCGGAAGCGATTGATGCCTGCTCGTCTGTCCAGAAATGATATCCGCGTAACCCATGTGCCCTTCACGTTACGGGCGGGAACGGCGGAAGGGGGGGAGCGTGGAGAATCCCTCACAACAAGTGCGTTCCTCACGCCCCCCCATGTCTAGCCCCCCTGCCATTCCGATGCGTACCCTCATCGGCCTCCTCGCGCTCGTTCTTTGCGCCTGTACCCCCGGGAACGGATCGGAGGCGCCCGAAGCCCGTTCGTCATCTCCAGACAAGGAGGTCGTCCTGGAGCGCGTCGAGTCGGAGGAGGAGACGTTTCAGGTCGTAGAAATGGTTGAGGACCTGGAGCACGCGTGGGCGGTCGACTGGCTCCCCGACGGGCGGATGCTCGTCACCGAGCGGCCCGGCCGCATGCTTCTCGTCGACGGCGACGGCCCCACCCAACTCGCCAACGTCCCGGAGGTGTGGGCCAAAAACCAGGGCGGTCTGCTCGACGTGCGCGTCGCACCGAACTACGAGGAGAGCGGCTGGATCTACTTTACGCACTCCCTGAAAGACGGCGACACGGGGGGGACGGTGCTGTCGCGGGCCCGCCTCGACGGCACCGCGCTGACCGACGTCGAAGAGCTGTACCGGCAGACGCCCTTCCTGGCGCCGGACTACCACTTCGGCTCCCGCATCGCGTTCCCCGGAGACGGCACGCTCGTCGTGACGATGGGCGAGCGGGGGCAGCGCCGCGAGCGCACCGTCGACATCCCCACGCCGACCACGTCGGTGGGCACGACGGTCCGCCTCAACATGGACGGGTCGGTGCCCGCCGACAACCCGTTCGTGGGGAGCGACGAGGGCCTCGACGAGGTCTACGCCTACGGCCACCGCAACCAGCAGGGAATGGCGATCCACCCTGAGACGGGCGCGATCTGGCAGCACGAGCACGGGCCGCACGGCGGGGATGAGCTCAACCTCGTGGAGGCCGGCAACAACTACGGGTGGCCGGCGGTCTCGTACGGCGACAGCTATACCGACCAGTCGCCCATCGGGGGCACGACGGCGCCCGGCGTGACCGACCCGGTCGAGTACTGGGACCCCTCGCCGGCCCTCTCGGGCATGGCGTTCTACACGGGCGACACGTTCCCGAACTGGCAGGGCGACCTCTTCATGGGGGCGCTCGCCCACCAGAAGGCGATGCGCGTGGAGCTCGACGGCGAGGACGTGTCGGACCAGGAGGAACTGCTGCGCGCCGAGCTGGGGCGCATCCGGGACGTGGCGACGGGGCCGGACGGATCCCTCTATCTCCTCACCGATGCGCCGGAGGGGGCGCTCTACCGGCTGGAGCCGGCGGAGTAGCGAGCGACCGTCCGGGCCGACGTGACGGTTCCGTTCGGGCCGTGGGGCGGGCGTCCGTGCTCATCGGGTCCGCGAATCGGGGCGCAGCGCCCGCAGTAGCACGCCGCCGACAAGGACGCAGCCGACCCCGATGGGAGCCCAGAGGAGAAGCGGCATCCAGGTGGTTGACGGGCCAACCACCACGGCCGCGACGGTGGCGGCGGAGAGGGACAGCATGCAGGCGGCGCCCGCCACGGCCCAGAGCGTGGCCCACACGTAGCCCCACGGGGGTTGTTGCCAGAGCCACGATGCCGCCAACAACCCCACCGGTACCACCATCGTCAGGTGGAGGGCCGCAACCAGGTGGGCCCGCGGCCCCATCGCGTCGAGCAGCGCGGGCCCCTGGCCGGTGGCGACATGCCGGAGCGAGAAGGCCCCGTAGAGTCCCCCCAGTGTCACGGCCACCCCCGCCAGAAAGCCGCCGATCCATCGAACGGGAAGGCCCGGCTGCACCTGTCTGTGCAGGGCCGTTGCGTCGATCGACAGGAGGCCGAACACCAGCGCCATGCCGGAAAGCGCAACCAGGGCGGCGTAGACGAGAAACAGGCTGTTGAACGCGGCCCCGAAGAGGTAGAACGCGGCGTTGTGGAGCGAGTACGCCAGCATTCCCATCCACACGAGAACGGCCCGTCGGGACCCGCCCCACGCCCCCAGCAGGGCGATTCCCAGCAGCGGGGCGGCCACGCCGAGCGTCACCAGGTCGCTCCCGTACCAGCGTGCCGCGACCAGCGCGTTGTCCCGGTACAGGTCGTAGGCAAACAGGCCGGCCCCCGACGACAGCGCCATCAGGAGGACAACGGCCACCGAGAGGCGGGCGGCCGTTCGGCGGGGGGCGGGGGTCATGTCCGCTGTGGGGTAGTGAAACAGAACAGCGCCGCACGTCCCCGCAGACCGGGCGCCACGTCTCGGGTGCTCGGCGCGGCCCTTCCGGCAGGGCCCTGTGTCTGATCGTCACGAGGCGCGCACGACGAGGGCGGCGTTGCCGGAAACGGCTCACCGGCGTCCCGCTCCATTGGTCCGCACCACGTCGTTGCGGATCGGAAACCGGCCGTCGAAGGTGATCGGGCGCGGGTCGGCATCCAGGAGGGCGGACGTGCCCACCGTGTCTTGGGCGCTGATGTGGAGGTGCGGTTCCCAGCTGTTGCCGCTGTTGCCCACCCGCCCGAGGCGGGTGTCGGGGGAGACGGAATCGCCCGGTTCCACCCGCACGCTCCCCTGCTTCAGGTGGGCGAGGAGCACGTACGCCTCCGGCGCGCAGCGGAGCAGTACGTGGTTTCCGGCCTTGCGGGCCGTATCGCGGGCCGGCGGGGAACGGTCGGGGAGGGAGCCCGCCGTCGTCTCGACGACCCCGTCGCACGGGGCGTATACCGGCGCCCCGAAGACGGCGTAGCGCGCGAGAGCCGTCGGGTAGAGTCCGCTCGCGCGGTTGCCCGACGGGTAGAGCTGGACGAGATCGAGTCCCCACCGCTGCCCGCGCCACGTCTGCAGCTCGGGGGCGTCCACCTTGAGGTGCGGGTTTGTGATGGACCGGCTGCCGCCACTCGCCACGTAGACGGGCCCGTCACGCAATGGAACGGTCAGGTTCACCGGCGGGGCGGGGATTTCGCGTGCCTGGCTC is part of the Salinibacter ruber DSM 13855 genome and encodes:
- a CDS encoding PQQ-dependent sugar dehydrogenase, whose product is MSSPPAIPMRTLIGLLALVLCACTPGNGSEAPEARSSSPDKEVVLERVESEEETFQVVEMVEDLEHAWAVDWLPDGRMLVTERPGRMLLVDGDGPTQLANVPEVWAKNQGGLLDVRVAPNYEESGWIYFTHSLKDGDTGGTVLSRARLDGTALTDVEELYRQTPFLAPDYHFGSRIAFPGDGTLVVTMGERGQRRERTVDIPTPTTSVGTTVRLNMDGSVPADNPFVGSDEGLDEVYAYGHRNQQGMAIHPETGAIWQHEHGPHGGDELNLVEAGNNYGWPAVSYGDSYTDQSPIGGTTAPGVTDPVEYWDPSPALSGMAFYTGDTFPNWQGDLFMGALAHQKAMRVELDGEDVSDQEELLRAELGRIRDVATGPDGSLYLLTDAPEGALYRLEPAE
- a CDS encoding M23 family metallopeptidase — protein: MTLLIASALLSLLVLPGAALVWLTRRSPCRLLWGLKAAAVGGYVGLTYHLGSWYMLSTHGRYVLLGLFAVGAGYGGWRMRHQVFWTRPRGWQWAGPGLAAVLLLLSVVGLRQRSQAREIPAPPVNLTVPLRDGPVYVASGGSRSITNPHLKVDAPELQTWRGQRWGLDLVQLYPSGNRASGLYPTALARYAVFGAPVYAPCDGVVETTAGSLPDRSPPARDTARKAGNHVLLRCAPEAYVLLAHLKQGSVRVEPGDSVSPDTRLGRVGNSGNSWEPHLHISAQDTVGTSALLDADPRPITFDGRFPIRNDVVRTNGAGRR